A stretch of Oscillatoria nigro-viridis PCC 7112 DNA encodes these proteins:
- a CDS encoding ATP-binding protein, with translation MTPSSEEWHKANYRYLLAQIEQVRQILEHHLSADAKQSTPQLPLPHAVAADSPTDPLFRLDELCATFHLKAIERNILLMCAGMELMPDLRLLCAAIHGDPQLNYPTFALAAKIFPSVEWSVISSYSPLQQNHLIEIGASFPLTLSPLRIDQTLLCYLLGEPCLDLFLSSTIKQITLSQTPGIKLQPVPETIAVELAKFLANHTISKNTIVQLCGLEAAVIQDIIVSACSVSGCHLFTIKASWLPAVTSELNYLIQRWERFAILFNAVLLLDCHQDNTVTGAVLDAMQYLFQTIKSRLIVTSVERISGLKNSALTFNVPKLTASEQLAIWQHNLGSAAAKLNGKVETLITYFNLSSSAIQAVCTEALNASIVNSSNPEKFEAILWNTCREIARPQLEDLAVRVESTATWDDLILRAEQKQLLQEMVAQIRQRSQVYYRWGFGGKSARGLGISALFSGMSGTGKTMAAEVVANELNLDLYRIDLSAVVSKYIGETEKNLRRIFDAAENCGAVLLFDEADALFGRRSEVKDSRDRYANQEVSYLLQRMESYQGLAILTTNLKDSLDNAFNRRIRFVVKFPFPDTAERILIWQRVFPKNTPTEGLDFRNLARLNVAGGNICSIALNAAFLAAEAKEPVMMKHILQATQSEYMKLERTLTGSEIGGWV, from the coding sequence ATGACACCAAGCAGTGAAGAATGGCACAAAGCTAACTATCGCTATCTGTTAGCCCAAATCGAGCAAGTGCGTCAAATTCTCGAACATCATCTTTCTGCCGACGCAAAACAATCGACCCCGCAGTTACCTTTACCGCACGCAGTTGCCGCCGACTCCCCTACCGATCCCTTATTTCGGTTAGATGAACTGTGCGCTACTTTTCACCTGAAGGCGATCGAACGCAATATCCTGTTAATGTGCGCCGGCATGGAATTAATGCCCGATTTGAGATTGCTGTGTGCTGCCATCCACGGCGACCCGCAATTAAACTATCCTACATTCGCCCTAGCTGCAAAAATCTTCCCCTCTGTTGAGTGGAGCGTTATTTCTTCTTATTCTCCCCTCCAACAAAATCACTTAATTGAAATTGGTGCCAGCTTTCCTTTAACTCTGAGTCCTTTACGAATTGACCAAACGCTCCTCTGCTACCTCTTGGGCGAACCTTGTTTGGATTTATTCTTGTCAAGCACAATCAAACAGATAACTTTATCTCAAACACCTGGAATTAAGTTACAGCCAGTGCCAGAAACAATCGCTGTGGAGCTGGCAAAATTTTTAGCAAATCATACAATATCTAAAAATACTATTGTCCAGTTGTGCGGCTTAGAAGCAGCAGTCATTCAGGATATTATTGTAAGTGCTTGCTCTGTTTCCGGCTGCCATCTTTTTACAATTAAAGCTTCCTGGCTGCCGGCTGTTACCAGCGAACTTAATTATTTAATCCAGCGCTGGGAACGCTTTGCCATACTTTTTAATGCTGTTCTATTGCTAGACTGCCATCAAGACAATACAGTAACGGGGGCCGTCCTTGATGCGATGCAATATCTATTTCAAACCATCAAAAGTCGATTAATTGTAACATCTGTCGAACGCATCTCCGGTCTCAAAAATTCAGCGCTGACTTTCAACGTACCTAAATTAACCGCCAGCGAACAACTAGCTATCTGGCAGCATAATTTGGGAAGTGCAGCAGCGAAACTTAACGGAAAAGTAGAAACGTTAATTACTTATTTCAATCTCAGTTCGAGCGCGATTCAAGCAGTTTGTACGGAAGCATTAAATGCGTCAATAGTCAACAGTTCAAACCCCGAAAAATTTGAGGCAATTTTATGGAATACCTGTCGGGAGATAGCGCGTCCCCAACTCGAAGATTTAGCAGTGCGCGTCGAGTCAACAGCAACTTGGGACGATTTAATACTGCGAGCCGAACAAAAACAACTGCTGCAAGAAATGGTAGCCCAAATCAGGCAGCGATCGCAAGTTTATTATCGTTGGGGATTTGGCGGTAAAAGCGCGCGGGGATTGGGTATTAGTGCCTTATTTTCTGGGATGTCCGGGACAGGAAAAACAATGGCAGCGGAGGTGGTAGCCAACGAACTCAATTTAGATTTGTACCGGATAGATTTAAGTGCGGTGGTGAGCAAATATATAGGCGAGACAGAAAAGAATTTGCGGCGGATATTTGATGCGGCAGAGAATTGCGGTGCGGTGTTATTGTTTGATGAAGCAGATGCTTTATTTGGCAGGCGTTCTGAAGTTAAAGACAGTCGGGATAGATATGCCAACCAAGAAGTCAGCTATTTGTTGCAACGCATGGAATCTTATCAAGGTTTGGCAATTTTAACAACTAACCTGAAAGATTCGTTAGATAATGCTTTCAATCGCCGCATCCGTTTCGTTGTTAAGTTCCCATTCCCGGACACTGCTGAGCGTATTCTAATTTGGCAGCGGGTATTTCCCAAGAATACACCTACAGAAGGATTGGATTTTCGCAATCTGGCGCGCTTGAACGTAGCGGGGGGAAATATTTGCAGCATTGCTTTAAATGCGGCTTTTCTTGCAGCAGAGGCTAAGGAACCAGTAATGATGAAACATATTTTACAGGCAACTCAAAGCGAGTATATGAAGTTGGAAAGGACGCTGACGGGTTCGGAAATTGGTGGATGGGTTTGA
- a CDS encoding phage tail protein produces MSQSNYRPTLAIKLASMQPPEAADSSALAGFAGNNTEMAIANNLLLQPGEPGEMLVQLENLGGRPLRWRLEIEGDFPLGWCTWQQEEAEEIAPNQKVDKSLCFEIPEDYFENQYALNRGRDRLKINYETQVYVYAEAQTSRQLVAYRVFNLCVRPSTSYLNFLPGIYREIDFIGRFLTIFEQAFDPAVQTIDVLWAYLDPLTAPSALLPFLAHWVAWPIDRRWDIKQQRRLIRNAVELYRWHGTRRGLRFYLHLYTDLPLDENLPEAEKHISIEEVFTRGFVMGETIIGRDSMLGGGRPFHFFVRLRPEPDKPIDERLVRDIIEREKPAFCTYDLLISQT; encoded by the coding sequence ATGTCTCAATCTAATTACCGTCCAACTTTAGCGATTAAATTAGCCTCAATGCAACCTCCAGAAGCAGCAGATTCGTCAGCTTTAGCAGGTTTTGCCGGGAATAATACAGAAATGGCGATCGCCAACAATCTCCTCCTCCAACCTGGGGAACCGGGGGAAATGTTAGTGCAGTTAGAAAACTTGGGAGGCCGCCCGCTGCGATGGCGATTGGAAATAGAAGGAGATTTTCCTCTTGGTTGGTGTACTTGGCAACAGGAAGAAGCCGAAGAAATTGCTCCCAATCAAAAAGTGGATAAATCGCTATGTTTCGAGATTCCTGAAGATTATTTTGAAAATCAGTATGCTTTAAATCGCGGGCGCGATCGCTTAAAAATTAATTATGAAACTCAAGTTTATGTCTATGCTGAAGCTCAAACCTCGCGGCAACTCGTTGCTTATCGAGTGTTTAACCTTTGCGTGCGCCCTTCAACTTCCTACCTAAATTTTCTCCCCGGAATTTACCGCGAAATAGACTTTATCGGCAGATTTTTAACAATTTTTGAACAAGCATTTGACCCTGCTGTCCAAACAATCGACGTATTATGGGCTTATTTAGACCCTTTGACAGCACCGTCCGCGTTACTTCCTTTTCTCGCGCATTGGGTTGCTTGGCCGATCGATCGCCGTTGGGATATTAAACAGCAGCGCCGTCTAATTCGCAATGCAGTAGAGCTTTATCGCTGGCATGGAACCCGGCGGGGTTTGCGTTTTTATTTGCATCTTTACACGGACTTACCATTAGATGAAAACTTACCTGAAGCCGAAAAACATATCAGCATTGAAGAAGTTTTTACGCGCGGTTTTGTGATGGGAGAAACGATTATCGGCAGGGATTCAATGTTGGGTGGCGGGCGTCCGTTTCATTTTTTTGTGCGTTTGCGTCCCGAACCGGATAAGCCAATTGATGAACGATTAGTTAGAGATATTATTGAGCGAGAAAAACCTGCTTTTTGTACTTACGATCTTTTGATTTCTCAGACATAA
- a CDS encoding putative baseplate assembly protein yields the protein MKFDFLPELPKSDLDDRTFNDLVEECILRIPRYCPEWTNHNPGDPGITLIELFAWLTDQMLMRFNQVPRRNYVAFLELLGIRLQPPAPAWCELTFYLTKAQPEAIKIPYATEVATVRTETQQSIIFSTDEEFTIANPQIRHFLTGLTEEDRPENLRERTPVNSQWWNLEETLLFERARPKNCFYLVLQEDRENPITGNVIAFTFRGEAARSTGINPDDPPLRWEAWNGTNWQSTILRKQEHDRTKGFSFSELGQQSTNPIIDGADVILHLPQQFPIADFGTEYRGHWIRCVYTTPKELQSSYSSSPSIVGIAVRSIGGAVNASECVRVENELLGVSDGKPGQLFQLQAKPILNRKAGEHIEVRPINSPAEIWQEVKDFSNSGPDDLHYTIDSQTSTIQFGPLIREPMQIKQRTRDRSQNQPGGTIVRRTSTENRNLSNIQPDYASGAPNEALERQYGKVPPPGAEIYMVVYRTGGGSRGNVQAEKLIVIKQAIPYVKSVINYQPAVGGIDPESLDEAVIRVPQILRTRESAVTPEDFENVAKTASRAVARAHCLTNATNATPGRVTLLIVPKVDTETIDFRLGMHPDRYFALNSQLETEILEYMKDRKPLGVQVKLQEPEYVGVSVTTEVIIEPKYNNPRAIEQIRTQLLIALYRFLNPLTGGTEGKGWDLGRPVSRSDIFALGQKIPGVRYLGMAELFELRKYASGWFREELPLDTIAPGSLGLICSWADEENSRLRSGHSIEFFD from the coding sequence GTGAAATTTGACTTTTTACCCGAACTCCCCAAATCCGATCTCGATGACCGAACTTTTAACGATCTCGTAGAAGAATGTATCCTGCGTATTCCCCGTTACTGTCCCGAATGGACTAATCATAACCCAGGCGATCCGGGAATTACTTTGATTGAATTGTTTGCTTGGTTAACCGACCAAATGTTAATGCGGTTTAACCAAGTTCCCCGACGAAATTATGTTGCATTTCTAGAATTATTGGGAATTCGCTTGCAACCACCTGCACCCGCTTGGTGCGAGTTAACATTTTATTTAACTAAGGCACAACCCGAAGCAATTAAAATTCCCTATGCCACCGAAGTGGCAACGGTGCGAACCGAAACTCAGCAATCAATTATTTTCAGCACGGATGAGGAATTCACGATCGCCAACCCTCAAATCCGGCATTTTCTTACGGGACTAACAGAAGAAGATAGACCGGAAAATTTGCGCGAGCGCACTCCCGTTAACAGCCAATGGTGGAACTTAGAAGAAACCTTGCTCTTCGAGCGAGCGCGACCTAAAAACTGCTTTTATTTAGTTTTACAAGAAGACCGAGAAAATCCGATTACCGGCAACGTAATTGCTTTCACTTTTAGAGGAGAAGCAGCTAGAAGCACCGGGATTAATCCAGATGACCCCCCCTTAAGATGGGAAGCTTGGAACGGTACAAATTGGCAGTCAACGATTTTGCGAAAACAAGAACACGATCGAACAAAAGGCTTTAGTTTTAGCGAATTAGGACAGCAAAGCACTAATCCTATAATCGATGGAGCGGATGTAATACTGCATTTACCCCAACAATTTCCGATCGCGGATTTCGGCACAGAATATCGCGGTCATTGGATACGCTGCGTTTACACCACTCCCAAAGAATTGCAATCAAGTTATAGCAGTTCCCCTAGCATTGTCGGCATAGCAGTTCGATCGATCGGGGGTGCAGTAAATGCTAGCGAATGCGTTCGGGTTGAAAACGAACTTTTAGGAGTCAGCGATGGCAAACCGGGACAGTTATTTCAATTACAAGCCAAACCAATTTTAAACCGAAAAGCAGGCGAACATATTGAAGTGAGGCCGATTAATAGCCCGGCCGAAATCTGGCAAGAAGTTAAGGATTTTTCTAACTCCGGTCCTGATGACCTTCACTATACTATTGATTCCCAAACAAGTACGATTCAATTCGGTCCGTTGATTCGAGAACCGATGCAAATTAAGCAAAGAACCAGAGATCGATCGCAAAATCAACCAGGCGGCACTATTGTACGGCGAACTTCCACAGAAAACCGCAATTTATCAAACATACAACCAGACTATGCCAGTGGCGCTCCTAATGAAGCATTAGAGCGACAGTACGGCAAAGTTCCTCCCCCAGGTGCGGAAATTTATATGGTAGTCTACCGCACGGGAGGAGGAAGTCGCGGCAACGTGCAAGCGGAAAAATTAATCGTAATTAAACAAGCAATTCCTTACGTTAAAAGCGTCATAAATTATCAACCAGCAGTGGGAGGAATCGATCCAGAATCGCTGGATGAAGCCGTAATTAGAGTCCCGCAAATATTGCGGACTAGAGAATCTGCCGTAACGCCAGAAGACTTTGAAAATGTCGCGAAAACAGCAAGCAGAGCTGTCGCTCGCGCTCATTGTCTTACCAATGCAACTAATGCGACACCCGGTCGAGTTACGCTATTAATTGTGCCGAAAGTTGATACGGAAACGATTGATTTTCGGTTGGGGATGCACCCCGATCGATATTTTGCCCTCAACTCTCAATTAGAAACAGAAATTCTCGAATACATGAAAGACCGCAAGCCTTTGGGAGTTCAGGTGAAATTACAAGAACCAGAATATGTCGGAGTGAGTGTTACAACTGAAGTTATCATCGAGCCGAAATATAACAATCCTCGCGCTATCGAGCAGATCCGCACTCAATTGCTGATAGCTTTATACCGCTTTCTCAATCCTCTAACTGGTGGAACTGAGGGAAAAGGTTGGGATTTAGGTCGTCCCGTATCTCGCTCGGATATCTTTGCTTTAGGTCAAAAAATTCCCGGAGTTCGCTATTTAGGAATGGCAGAATTGTTTGAGTTGCGAAAATATGCCTCGGGATGGTTTCGCGAAGAATTGCCCCTAGATACGATCGCTCCTGGTTCTTTAGGTTTAATCTGTTCTTGGGCAGATGAAGAAAATAGTCGATTAAGATCGGGCCATAGTATCGAGTTTTTTGATTAA
- a CDS encoding GPW/gp25 family protein, producing MPEDYYYPQPEDYIGAGLAFPLQVNVQGGVQLSSSSHNIEESIVIILRTDLGERVYRPNFGSRLSELVFEPMNVQTLLLIRLYVEQALEMWEPRIILKEVRADPDPIRGRVDIEIIYQPKNSPDPRSLVYPFYLSPTGQEP from the coding sequence ATGCCAGAAGATTATTACTACCCTCAACCAGAAGACTACATCGGAGCCGGACTTGCATTTCCCTTACAAGTCAACGTACAAGGTGGCGTCCAACTCAGCTCAAGTAGCCACAACATCGAAGAATCTATAGTCATAATCCTGCGAACGGATTTAGGAGAACGGGTGTACCGACCAAATTTCGGCTCGCGACTGTCAGAATTAGTCTTTGAACCGATGAACGTTCAAACTCTACTTCTGATCCGTTTATACGTAGAACAAGCATTAGAAATGTGGGAACCTCGCATTATTTTAAAAGAAGTGCGTGCCGATCCAGACCCGATTAGAGGTAGAGTAGATATCGAAATAATTTACCAACCCAAAAACAGTCCCGATCCTCGCAGCTTAGTTTATCCATTTTACTTATCCCCAACAGGTCAAGAACCGTGA
- a CDS encoding YbjN domain-containing protein, with protein sequence MTTQTETYQLDTEFTLRDSSQSPLTIHALTLSITTQDRRPIESRLTFQVTPETYQRIDTESLFNLKPELRCSLTGTEFTSDSPIEIIACLKPELITPIADIPTYLKTLSEQQDNSLLFTKNWLALQVKQRETSYRTFWDYLNLEAMTVGNINNEKVNDAIVSFFKDCAEANLLSMNGETISQALLEVTKEFEEWVDANFSNINEESIAGTIESIGKSFEELAASSSSETERDILSALIEFFASDDWPFVKIDGEPVLRALFAGKNGKWTCYAKARTEKTQFVFYSICPVSVPESKRLAIAEFITRANYGTIIGNFELDFATGEIRYKTSIDISGSTLASTQIKQLVYANVMMMDEYLPGILSVIDGDVEVKDAIASIESPPTTQSDGAPARNESPLENPPSPDARSQPVEIKNTPPSTVILPDEPKPNLNNNSFPPLPQAATPVNNIEQLPTNSPSEKPKPIGEILSLLTLEEIADFDRVRVMLHTKQPFAAKTLMTKLEKQLTARLNADGSTIFADSKNFFDQNKTPLKTANLIRRYWNLFERSTQLIEGGENNAPSIRQAITPTLLVVEKLAHRIEARIAQIVASYVDAKLEIECLIEIEQLTEQLTYCLEQLKNST encoded by the coding sequence ATGACAACTCAAACCGAAACTTACCAACTAGACACCGAATTTACCCTGCGAGATTCCTCCCAATCTCCTCTAACCATCCACGCCTTAACTCTCAGCATAACTACACAAGACCGCCGACCGATCGAGTCGCGCCTCACTTTTCAAGTAACTCCTGAAACCTACCAACGCATCGACACAGAATCGCTATTCAATCTCAAACCAGAATTGCGATGTTCCCTCACGGGTACAGAATTTACCAGCGACTCCCCCATTGAAATTATAGCGTGTTTAAAACCTGAATTAATAACGCCAATCGCCGACATACCAACTTACCTCAAAACCCTCAGTGAACAACAAGACAACTCACTGTTATTTACTAAAAATTGGTTGGCTTTGCAAGTAAAGCAACGCGAAACCAGCTATCGCACCTTCTGGGATTATCTCAATCTAGAAGCAATGACTGTCGGCAACATCAATAACGAAAAAGTTAACGATGCGATCGTGAGTTTTTTTAAAGATTGTGCTGAAGCGAATCTTCTGTCAATGAATGGCGAAACAATTTCTCAAGCACTGCTAGAAGTAACTAAAGAATTTGAAGAATGGGTAGATGCGAACTTCTCAAATATTAACGAGGAAAGTATTGCTGGGACAATAGAGTCGATCGGCAAAAGTTTTGAAGAATTAGCCGCATCTAGTTCTTCTGAAACCGAGCGCGATATTTTGTCCGCTCTGATCGAGTTTTTCGCCTCAGATGACTGGCCTTTTGTCAAAATTGACGGCGAGCCTGTTTTGCGCGCGTTATTCGCAGGTAAAAATGGAAAATGGACTTGCTACGCCAAAGCAAGAACCGAAAAAACGCAATTTGTCTTTTACTCTATTTGCCCGGTTAGCGTGCCGGAATCGAAACGCTTAGCTATTGCAGAATTCATCACGAGAGCTAATTATGGCACGATTATTGGCAATTTTGAACTAGACTTTGCAACCGGTGAAATTCGCTACAAAACCAGCATCGATATATCGGGTTCGACGCTGGCTTCTACCCAGATAAAACAGTTGGTTTATGCCAACGTGATGATGATGGATGAATACTTGCCAGGAATTTTATCTGTTATCGATGGCGATGTGGAAGTAAAAGATGCGATCGCATCCATAGAATCCCCACCAACAACGCAATCGGACGGTGCTCCCGCCCGTAATGAATCCCCACTAGAAAATCCCCCCTCACCCGATGCTCGCTCGCAACCAGTAGAGATTAAAAATACTCCCCCCAGCACCGTTATACTTCCCGACGAGCCAAAACCAAACCTCAACAACAATTCTTTTCCTCCTTTACCACAGGCAGCTACTCCTGTCAATAATATCGAGCAATTACCGACTAATTCGCCGTCAGAAAAACCCAAACCTATAGGCGAAATATTATCCCTGTTAACCTTAGAAGAAATAGCCGATTTCGATCGAGTTAGGGTGATGTTACATACCAAACAACCCTTCGCAGCCAAAACTCTTATGACAAAACTGGAAAAACAACTCACAGCCAGACTCAACGCAGATGGTTCAACGATTTTTGCGGATAGCAAGAACTTCTTCGATCAGAACAAGACACCTTTAAAAACAGCGAACCTAATTCGTCGTTATTGGAATTTGTTTGAACGAAGCACGCAACTAATAGAAGGGGGGGAAAATAACGCACCATCAATTAGACAAGCAATTACTCCGACATTATTGGTTGTCGAAAAACTAGCCCATCGCATTGAAGCCCGAATAGCACAAATTGTCGCAAGTTATGTAGACGCAAAATTAGAGATAGAATGTTTAATTGAAATTGAACAATTAACAGAACAATTGACCTATTGCCTCGAACAACTAAAAAATAGTACCTGA
- a CDS encoding AAR2 pre-mRNA splicing protein, whose translation METEYGFIILRDVPKKEARIDVFFSDIEGGFRGFQLVPAGVHYASVEVDGEHKGFWCYLQPNEAIVKIFNSSLQQFEDDEPETTARYQQLALGGAMSQALIAYDRNCWTIWEQLTNHINAADFPPTLHQEESINPPDNLRSEELADWMGKQQKTRFEQALFDTHDGDINAFLAELQFAFIRWFIDERDIEALNRWRHLLQALYNAGDRGISKAPALFVKSIDLLMLQFDCLDDAIFTPDSFIISQATYLAEDMIDSEIEEVAEKGCEFANYLEER comes from the coding sequence ATGGAAACAGAGTATGGGTTTATTATTTTGCGCGATGTGCCCAAAAAGGAAGCACGAATAGATGTATTCTTTTCTGATATTGAAGGTGGATTTCGTGGATTTCAGTTGGTTCCGGCTGGCGTTCATTATGCCAGCGTGGAAGTTGATGGAGAACATAAAGGTTTTTGGTGTTACTTGCAACCAAATGAAGCTATAGTTAAAATTTTTAACTCTTCTTTACAGCAATTTGAGGATGATGAACCAGAAACCACTGCTCGGTATCAACAATTAGCATTAGGTGGAGCAATGAGCCAAGCTTTAATCGCCTACGATCGTAATTGTTGGACAATATGGGAGCAACTGACTAACCACATCAATGCGGCTGATTTCCCCCCAACTCTCCATCAAGAAGAATCTATCAATCCTCCAGATAACTTACGTTCGGAGGAGCTTGCCGATTGGATGGGAAAGCAGCAAAAAACCCGTTTTGAGCAAGCCTTATTTGATACCCACGACGGTGATATAAATGCTTTCCTAGCAGAGCTCCAGTTTGCTTTTATCCGTTGGTTCATCGACGAGCGAGACATCGAAGCATTAAATCGATGGCGTCACCTTTTGCAAGCTCTATACAATGCAGGCGATCGCGGTATCTCCAAAGCTCCGGCTCTCTTTGTCAAATCAATCGATTTGCTAATGTTGCAGTTCGACTGTTTGGATGACGCCATATTTACACCTGACAGTTTTATTATCAGTCAAGCCACATATCTTGCTGAAGACATGATTGATTCAGAAATTGAAGAAGTGGCGGAGAAAGGGTGCGAGTTTGCAAATTATCTAGAAGAACGATAA